The following coding sequences are from one Ornithodoros turicata isolate Travis chromosome 1, ASM3712646v1, whole genome shotgun sequence window:
- the LOC135378768 gene encoding histone H4-like, whose protein sequence is MSGRGKGGKGLGKGGAKRHRKVLRDNIQGITKPAIRRLARRGGVKRISGLIYEETRGVLKVFLENVIRDAVTYTEHAKRKTVTAMDVVYALKRQGRTLYDFGG, encoded by the coding sequence ATGTCAGGCAGAGGAAAAGGTGGCAAGGGTCTCGGCAAAGGAGGAGCCAAGCGTCATCGCAAGGTTCTTCGGGACAACATCCAGGGCATCACCAAGCCTGCTATCCGCCGTCTGGCTCGCCGCGGTGGCGTGAAGCGCATCTCTGGACTCATCTACGAGGAGACCCGTGGAGTGCTCAAGGTATTCCTGGAGAACGTCATCCGCGACGCTGTGACTTACACCGAGCACGCCAAGCGCAAGACGGTGACTGCGATGGACGTCGTGTACGCCCTCAAGCGACAGGGCCGCACCCTCTACGACTTCGGTGGCTAA